The genomic DNA ttatatactttaaagACTGTTTATTATATTTACAAATGTAAAAGATTATATTGGAAAGAGAGATATAGTTTAAGAACTAAATAGATTGTTAACTCAAATATATATTACCAAATAAATGCTGTTGGAGATTTCCATTTGCCATATATTCATAAATCAATGCTTTGATTTCCCCTTCATCACAATACCCAATGAGTGAGACCAAATTTCGATGATGAACAATTGCTAGAAGTTGCGcctgcattttaatttttatctctACCAAAGTTAGTTGCGAAAAATAATGTGGGATTCATGTAATTAAATATTACTTAACTAAACTTAAAATTGAATATGTTGTTTTCGAACTAATTGAATGCAATTTCTAACCTCTGATTGAAATTCTTTATAACCTTGCATTGAGGATGGTGAAAGCATCTTAACAGCAACTTgagttttgttttgtaaaattcCAAGGTAAACTTTTCCAAATCCTCCTTCTCCAATAGTAGTTTTGAAGTTATTAGTGATATTGAGAATTTCAGTGTAACTGAATGCTTCATGTGTGGATTCCAGTGAACCTCTCTTCTTGGAGTTAGAATGTCCAACTACgtgtgaaaaatatatgtttgatgaaaaatatatCCAACTTGTACCAAACCAATTGATGAAGCATAGAtgacaaaatatatgtttgacCAACATCTTTATGCAACACTATCATATAAACATTCAATGTAATTTGACTTTGGCTTCACAGCAATGTCAATTCAGTTACTTGGAATACTGGCAATGTATATTACCTTTTTGTCTTCTGAATCTCCAAAATGCAAGAGAGATCAAGAGGATTACAACTAATCCTGAAAGTGATCCAATAATTGGTACAACAATGTTCTTATTTTTGCATGAGCCCTTTATACAAAGATCGGGATTGTCATCCACACTGAAAGAAGTAAAAGCATTCATGATATAATTAGTTATCTTGCTGTCCTgtctaaataataaaaaaaaaaaacttattgttTTGTCTTTACATGCTTAATATTTGTGTTAAAACTACAGATCGTAAGagaagataaaagaaatgataaaaCGCAAACAATGAAACTgttaaagagtcccacatcggttaggagttgacatgacaatttgtttataagtggggacaatcctcacctcacaagccggttttgtggggttgtgttaggcccaaccacgatctctaatatggtatcagagcctcttcaCGATTCTTTGGGCCACCTGTTATCAGGTTTCCGTTATCGGGCCATCCGTCATTTATGTTCATGCTTCAGATGAGCGTGAGGGAGTGTgttaaagagtcccacatcggttaggagttggcatgacaatttgtttataagtgggggcaatcctcacctcacaagccggttttgtggggttgtgttaggcccaaccacaatttctaCAGTTTTTGGCCTAATATGCATACTTATCCGACTACAAAGCAGTTATAGTTCCGTCTTATTGATAGTGAATAGGATTACTCATATAAATActatagtccatattacaacaaaCAATTGGGCCAAACGAATGTCAAGCCAACGCAAGGGCAGGGACGAGTGAGCGGACTGAACAATTTGTTTTACTACATACAGCCATAAGGGGATTGATCAAATTAATAACTATTGTGAAATAGTCTAATGTATACCTCAATTGCAAAGTTGTATGTGCCATTCGCTTGAGATCCTTAGGAATTGGACCAGAAAGCCTGTTTCCCGTTAGATTGCTACAATGACAATGAATTATATATAGCTTCAATTAGTGATCAAAGAgacaataaataatttgatcTATTGTAGTTGATTGTAATACACTAATGTAAACACTTAGCTAGCAGGGGAAATTTTGAAGTtaaaaatcaaatgataaaTTTCAAACTTACAGAACTTTTAACTTTGGCAGATGTGCTAGAAATTCTGGCAAATGTCCTTCCAACTCGTTGTGAGACAAATCCCTTGAACATACATATAGtcaaaatattgatattgatattaataGAAATTAGGAGCAATCCatttaaacttatttatgaAGTTAGAATAGTTTAGTAGTGCATGTGATGTTTCTTATTAATTTATCAATGAAACAATGGTTAAATATCTGAGGAGTGCTAGGAAGAAACACTCTCTTTTCAAGATTCACTCTAACATTCACTCTCTTATCGAGTGAAAATCATGTGAGCTACACCATTTTATGTGGAATTCATATTGATTTCCtccaataaaaaagtgtatATTGTTGAAAATATGTTCATAACACTcttctaaatatttataaaagtttgcataaaaataaatgaataggAAATAATAATTACTCACAGAGATTCCAGTTCTGTAagatatgaaaatgaaatatttatctcCCCAGCTAGTTTGCTTGAGCTCAGGTTCCTGTTCATCATTTACCATTAACATAATGCATAATTCAGTATGTTGATCTTATTATATAGAGCAACATAACTCATCgcgtaatttaaaaaaacattggtgaaaatgattgaaattaagataaatttcaatttttgaaagaaacctTAGTTAACCGGAAACAAATGGATagctaaaaaataatataaataccataaaaaaagcatatgaaaaaataaatatgccTAGTAAGACAAGTGTACTCACAAAGATGTGATCCTTGGAATGGTGTCACCTTTGCAAACAAGACCTTCCCATGTAAATATCTTAGGAAGACAAGGGTCTCCTTGCCAACTCAATTTATTGATCTGGTAGGAGCTTTTTATATCCATTATTGTACCAACTGTAGAGTAAGTTATTAAATATATAGATTGTTGTGAGTATAGGCTTAGTACAGAGAATAATCAAGGGGGCACAAAGAAAGAATTAAGCACTTTCAAAGTCTTCGTTTTTCTGCAAGGAGTCTAGTGGGTAGAACATGTCTTTAAGAAGGTGTTCAGAGTTCGAATAGCTCAAGTGGACCACTCCCAAAGTCTTTTTactaatttgaaatttaatttataatgtttttaatattttataaattttgaaaaatatggtatccaattataaattttcagttggtatggacaatgcataatatatgcaaggttcggggttcgaatcccgaccacaaaaaaaaaataaaaaatcaagagattattcaaatgaaatatatatgatgaaaaaataaattacattggTGTAACAATTAGAGTAGTGTTATATTGTTCAATAacatttaggcttaattgcagttttagCTCCCTAAATATAACAATCTTGGGTTTTTGACCccctataaaaaacaattacaaatCAACACCTTAAGTTTACCTCTTTTGCACTTTTGTCCCCCAAcacaattttgaccaagtcaatgcaTATGTTGCACCCACATCATTTAAAGTGAGGTGGCACGTGTGACTTTCTATTTTcctagggggccaaaatcgcaagaTTGTGATACTTAGAGGGCCAAAACTACAACTAATTAAGCCtaacatttaattaatatacatatttttaaaaattaaatgtttgaaacccacttgggttggcctggtggtATTTGTTTGGGATCTGAGAGTGTGTTCCTCCTCGAGGTCTCAGGTTCAAATTTATACGGTGTCAATTTGGATGgattaatttagcttcttcaaaaaaatcaaatcaaatgttTGATTGAACTTTTATAATATGTAGAATTTCCAAGTAGTACCCACAAACTAATTTCAGATACAAATTTACTAATGTTTTTCATTGATGGTTAGATAAATTacccaaatttttaaaaaatatgtaattgtaTTGAACAATATAgtattacaaaattataatgccaatatttaatttgatatcctatatagtatatatagtaTAAGTGTTGTACATACCATCTCGATCGTCTGTTGGTGAAACAACCGGTGTTATGAGCTTATGTATCTCAAAGGCATTGAGTATAGGAGGAGCATCCGAATCGGAGGTTGCACTAATGTTAAACCAAACATCACCTTTAGTTTTGAAGTTGAGTGTTATAGGCTTCAAGTAATCAAGAACTAAAGGCTCAGAGAGCACAGATTGGGAGTTTAGGGtgatattgatttttctttttttcccatCAGAAAGTTTCACAATTTCAGTAAAGTGAAAGTAGACATAATACTCAGAATTACGGTCTATGAGTGGAGACCGTGGACCCAAATCTGCATAGGTAAATCCCAAAGTGTGTGACACATTTCCTGGTTGGACTGCACTCCTCAACACTTCATCTGGTAATTTATAAGCATTATTATTGGTTTCCAATTCCATATTTATGGATTCATCTAAATTCAACGGATACCAATCGTTATATGGGTGCAACAAGTCTGGATCGCAGTACCATATCCTGTCATAGACATCATCTCCGTACCTAGTGGTCCTATTGTGCatgaagaaataaaatgattcagtaaaaacataaattaagagGTTTGTGTGGGTGAGATACTTTTTATGGTAACAACCTACAAGCACAAATGTTTTGAATTTTAGCACACACATAAGTATTACTACTACTAGGCATATTGATTTGTGAGTGTGATCCTTGAAAGACATGATCAAATTTTAACACTCACCAAGCCTAGCTTAAATTAAAAAGTGTATTGATCAATATGcctaattaatatttaatcaCTCACATAAATAAATACCATAACTATGATTCAGAGTTAAGAAGGTAAATAAAGAAAGCATGGTGATTAAGGTGTTGATGAttaatacattaattttaaacAGGATAAGGAGCCAACGTCAGGCCTAGCCTGAAGTTTCAACCGCGGTCGTGGAACATCCGTGGAGGTTATCTGATGAGTCTGATAAGTGGAATTATTCAAAAGTCTCAACTCCAATGAAGCAATGCAAGGTATTGTTGGACCAGTCTTTATAAGGCACACTTGTATAGTGTCGGTTGAAGGGGTGTGAATAATCTCTGTATATTTGTAAGGATCCAAAGGAGATATATTGATTGGTCTCCAAAGATCTAGTCCAAGATACAAATCAAAAGATTGTGTTTGATTGTTGCCATCATAGTTTCCATATGAAAAGAAAGCCCTAAGtagataatttttattttttccttgtttTGGTTTCAAGGTGTAGCAGTTTCTATCTCCTTCTGGAAAACATCTCAATGTCATTAACGGTTTACCAAAGGAGGGATAATTTAAGTTCAAACTGGATGAAGTCTCATGATTCTCTCCTGTATCCACAAATCCTTTGTCCGAGTCATACCAAATTCCAGTTTCCTCATGTAAGTAACCGATTTTGATTCCACAATCAATGCTTATAAAACCTATAAGTTAAAATTATAAAGATTAATGTTAAATAGTTGCCAtgttaaattagaaaaatatgtatGTATTACGTAAATTACCAGTTAATAAGATACTAACGTTtactgtttcaaaaaaaaaaaattaagacctcttagtaaaaatattgtaattttttaggAGGTCCTTTCAAATTAAAGTTTCAAGATACAtcaataatcttttaaaaaatataccgCTAACAAggataattttaaaaagagaatatCTGAATgtatattattgaaaaatttaatagtaaactgattttttaatggttaaatatgtttttaatctgCATCTTATTTACATTAGATTGTAATCGATGAAATAGTTGTACATACCTGGTTTCTCATTGTTTGAAATTTCTCTTGAAACATATTTGTCTAGATGAGCTGAATTGGCTTGACTAATGCAAATATGTGGCACCAAGGCAAGCAATAAGTATGCCTTCAACAATAAGTTGACCATCCGTGGTGGGTGTCTTTCCATGTAATCTGTTATGAATTTATGCATTGCATCACTATGTTACTAACAAGAAGagcaagaaagaagaaaaagcagaACAAATAGGAACTCACCAAAAACTTGATACATCATATATATCCAAGTTCTGTTGTTATAAACAAAGATGAGCAGCTTTAAAAGATATACGTTGAGACAGATACAGACACATGGACAAATGGACCGCTCTTATTGGAAATTATACTTATAAGTTTTGATATATTTGATACGTAATTTTAACCGCCGATTAGAAATAAATAATCTCTGTCAGAGAACTATGGGATATACAAGATGAGTTCTCCCCTTTCAATTTGAGGCAAAAATTGAACCTCTAACCACATGTTTAAGAGGCTCAAATCTTATACCACTTGAAACAATTTGTATAATGaaactttttatttctttataaacaATAGTCCTAAATTTTTGGTACTTTTCATTCTTAGTTATAAAATTATAGTGTGTCAGCTAGAGACCTTTCAAATAGTCTAAAGGTGaacaaaatttatcatttacaataaaaaatgaattttatattaataaaaatagctaataaatataatattttatcaaacataGTGAAGTTCACCTTTAGGGTGAGAAGATGGTGCCCCGAGGCTGAAAAAAAGAGatacatatacattttttttttgaaggagaaagaGATACATACATATATAGTGTTTGTTTGTTGCATCAAATTTgtagaaatgaataaaataacaatttagTATCTAAACTAGACTATCCCTCTctccttatatttttttttttttttttaagaaactctCTCCTTATATTTAGCTCCCAAGCTATCAATCTCTCTTTAGTACATCAATTATAtagatataataaatattatgtaaactatataaaattcatcaatatagtataaaaagtatataaaatattcgtcaatttattttctaacaTATTTTTGAAGAAGTCAAGTTAAACTAACTCAATGAAATTGGCACCGAAGATAATCGAATCTGAGACTTTGAGAGGAGCATACTACAAGTTTCAATTCAACACCAATAGACCAATCCAAAtgagtttattttttaacaatttttttaatcaagtaatATAGTTGCTAGAAATTCACGTTGATAAACGGAGTATCCGTGGCTCGAACCTACTCTGCATATATTAAACATTGTCTTACCAGTATAAATAAGCTCATTAGGACTTATTCTCTAACATCTTTAACTGCACAAactaaattgatgaattttatatattttaattaggactagtttttcttcttctttttttttactacattTTAAGGACTAGTTATTATTATGTGTATATAATTTgaagattaaataaaaatgagtgtgataattaacaaaatattttgatggcTTATTATTTTGTAGAAATGTTCCACCTCAAACTAGTGTGTGGGGACTGGTGCATACTCGAACGTGCAGCAAGGGCAAAGCATAATGGAATGAAAGGGGCGAAATTGACTCCGTCGTCAACCTAGTCAATTTAGAGAAGCTAGCGACATAATGATCACATAAATATCTttgtttcattgtttgtttGATACAAAAGACGTGTAGATAATTCCAAATATATAATGTCGTTGGATGAAATGAGATGTGAAATATTTGCCAAATTTTCCAAGTCTGAAAGAACacatacaaaagaaaatattatattaaaaaaatgcgTCTAAAAGAATTTATTAGATATATGCTAGTCAAGTACATCAGATACAGATATATTTGGCTTGGTTAGGAGAATTTTCCATGGAAAATAGTGTGTGGTGGAAATTTTAGCGTGTAAGGGAGGGCAAAGCTAAGTCATGTTGAGGAAAGGGGGGGTGATGCTAAGTCAGTCAATTAACAGAAGCTAGCCAGTGAAGCTGAGAGCAACATTATAAACGACTTAAGTAGAAAATATGAGTGAGGTGTCCCACATTACttgaaaaagtaaaatgttGATTAACATATAATCGAGATAATCCATGAATTTAATATCttaaagtttttcctttttAGGTTAAAATGCGGTGTATAACTCAATTGTatagattccttaaaaaaaaacctcattTACATTGATGCTCATAACCTAATATAGATGATCCTTGGCTGTCCTCATAATGGGAAATACTTGGGTGCCATAGTTTTTTGGTGATATTGGTGACATAGGTTcattttagatgagagagaatgatgaatgaatgattaaaataaattatttaggtGAAAGAGAATGAGTTGTTAAGAGAAAGATAGACACAAAAGTATCAATGGCACCAATGGCACCAAAAGCCAATGgcacccaagtgctaccccCTCATAACCcccaacactaacaaaaatatttgCTTGTTTGATTCACAAGACCCACCGATAAATCCAAGTATCTAAGTCGTTGGATGAGATAATTTGAATGTAGAGTATTAATTCTTCAATTAATTTTGTACAAGGTGTAGCTCAATATTATGAGTGATCATATGATAGAAATATACAGTTTCTTTTTGGGGTTTATACAGGCTAGCAAGCATGCAGGGCCGGCCATGAGAGAGTGCAAACAGCTCTATGGAGCTGCCTACAATTTATGGggcctcaaattttttttttttttttgttgcatgagatccaaatatgaaatatatatttgtgaTGTCCAACATTAGTCATATTAGTTTTAGCAGTCCAGCGGTTGTGCCGAGTTGTTGCATGCCTTAGGTCGGgagcggttatggtgcataaggaaatccttatgcaccgtgcataaatcccaacataattgcttcctacacccccaaagaaaaccaaacaaaacaaaacaaaacgaaCCAAATGCGGAACAAACTGAATCATcaccgtcgttcatcatcatcaccactggaatcttcaatctcatcatcaacaccgtcgttcatcatcatcaccgtatcagaatgccaaaaccatttttctgtggaaatggtttatgcatgtgagttgtactccaaacccattttgttgtggaaatggtttccagaatcttcaatctcatcatcaacaccgtcgttcatcatcatcaccgtcaCCATCACCGTACCggaatgccaaaaccatttttctgtggaaatggtttctatgagttgtactccaaactcattttgctgtggaaatggtttccataatcttcaatctcatcatcaacaccgtcgttcatcatcatcaccgtaccggaatgccaaaaccattttgttgtggaaaaccattagatgtacttaatggtttccagcagttTCCCAGCCATAAATCCCTCTAATATCACAAAGATTTCGAATCCAGTAACAACTTCAGATTTGAAACTGTGATCCTCATGAACACTAAACcacataaaatcacataaacatcatctaCCACTCTCGAATTCGTCAATAAATCCAGAATCGGTTTAGAAGAGGTACGCGGAGAGTTCGTACAGCCTACCACAACAAGATTCGAACCGGATCGGAACAACActtcaacacaacaacaaatccGAACCAGATCGGAGAAGAAGACCAAAACACGAAACGAATCCGTGAAGAACAAGAGGtagtttcattttctctttttgttccatttttttACTCGTAGATCTACGCTCGtgtgagtttttttgttttagaaatttaaGGCAATATTTGGAATCAACGCAAAAAAGGATGTCTAAAACCGTGAAAACTTTTTGATTTGGACGGAGTTttgaactccggcgcggtggtgccaccaccggccaccacgccggaatCATCATGTGTGGCCGGAAGAGATGAAGACTCATCTGAATtgtagagagagagggagagctTTATGTTTTAGTGAGATAAATGTTTGAAGCAAATGAAGTTTGATTTGGTGTAGTTTGAAAAGCTTAGGATTATTACACGTGTACACtagatctgatggttgtgaagtgtttatgcacggtgcataagcaTTTctttatgcaccataactttggCCCCTTAGGTCATCAGGTGGACCAatgtttttactatttttcatcataattgtttaatattaataattttcttaaaaaaaaactcaatggGACTCGAACCCAAGAATCAAACATTGGCATACAACATAAACTAACAATAGTCCATAGACACTTATGTGCTTCAAGGGTCAAAATTCCAaactatataatattaaataactaagataattttaattatatacttTAGCTGAACTTTTAATTTGATAACTCATTTTAAGTAGTGGATAtggatttatttttgtatttgttacaatgatgattatttttatatttacaaatgttttttttttttcaatttaaatagttgtgtttttattttataaggggcctattttattttgagagtCGGGTCTTCAATTTGATAGGGACGGCCCTGCAAGCATGTATGAGTTATACTTATTGtatttatttgttgataatattaatgagtcttattttgtttaatggcctaaaaagaaaaatgaggttGTAGAAgagaatattttaaatttttctttatagacCCCCTCAAAATACGCACAAGTCCTTCAAATTGTCTAAACGTCCCTATTTTATagtgtgctcgtgattttcggatatcaaaccattaattgatttgaatcgtcaatctttgaactctcgatttttattcgtgggaagggaaaaaatgagtaaaaacccttatcgagactttggattcgggggttggttacgcgaagggaaggtgctagcaccctaagcgtctatggtattccataggaacctcttacctaatttatcttgtgctaatttcattgcttatttgaaaattatcacctaaaaaatctaagtgaaagaatggggggagaagaagtatgtttttggttatttttatttgatttggaaggataaaaatcctatgcctacatacccttacagaaaagggatcaaaaccaatgtagttcacctaaaaagtttctttttggtgggttaggttgattttaagattttttgaaaatgggtttttagaagagaaagaggcctcaaggcatgagataaaataaggtgaggttggtcaaattttaattacaaagaaatcaagtctattatgaatattaattcaattaagcatttgattaagaaaataaaagaaaaaaaagcaacttgggttacaaaccaaggtttattaaaaatattttttgaagttttgcatatttgatttttttgataagaTTTTTCTAAGTTAAGCGtcatctaaaaataaattaaacgcAATGACGTACTATAACAAAATGCGGAAAATGAAATGCATGTGTTACATTCAATCTCTATTATACACACTAAGCAAtttaatgataataaaataattgacaaGAAGTAAAGGATGCATGAGATAACATTAGTAATGATGCAAAAAAACATAAGATAATACCACATACTAAAAATAAACTACCGAATAAGAAaatgcacaaaataaaaattctaaatcactcaacaaaacttaaaaaaagaataatacgACAATTAAAGCattaaaaatgcatgaaatataGTTAACAATAAGATGCATGAGTTTTAAAAGAGTTACTAAAATATATACAGGGAGGGGTGCAGTAGCATGAACAGGGATATAACAGCTAGTAAGAAAATCAGTTCAGCAAATAGACATACGGGCCAAAATAGGATAGATTGGGGTTGGATACGGATCAGTAAACCGGTTTAGGGAGGAAGAGTTGGATCGGTTCGGAAACCGGTTTGGTTCAACCGAACTAATCCAACTGAGAGCATATAAAAGAGTATATTTCCATTTTTAAGTCATTTTGCTCATGACCTTCTCTCTCTATCAAAACGGttactctcttctctctctactctCTAAAATCAAAACCCTCACTTCTCTCTCTACTCAAAAACAAACCGCCCCCTTAtatcatcttctccggcgagatagtgttttccggcgcggtggccggtggtggcaccaccgcgccggagttcaaAACTCCGCcgattcaaaaacaaattacctttttaaacatccttttttctccTCAATTCAAATATCTACTTAGTTTTTacaaacaaacaaccaaaactTCTAGatctaaattcaaattttttaaaaaatcttttgaaaCAAAACCTACAAAAAAGTCTGGATCTAAACTTCTAAGCAAAGAAGAACACgaaataaatgaaagaagatCCGTACCTCTTTGGATCGATTCGATCTGGAGGTTTTGTTCTTCGGAAgattccttttcttcttttactTGACGAATCCGA from Medicago truncatula cultivar Jemalong A17 chromosome 8, MtrunA17r5.0-ANR, whole genome shotgun sequence includes the following:
- the LOC25500359 gene encoding probable LRR receptor-like serine/threonine-protein kinase At1g05700, which encodes MMYQVFDYMERHPPRMVNLLLKAYLLLALVPHICISQANSAHLDKYVSREISNNEKPGFISIDCGIKIGYLHEETGIWYDSDKGFVDTGENHETSSSLNLNYPSFGKPLMTLRCFPEGDRNCYTLKPKQGKNKNYLLRAFFSYGNYDGNNQTQSFDLYLGLDLWRPINISPLDPYKYTEIIHTPSTDTIQVCLIKTGPTIPCIASLELRLLNNSTYQTHQITSTDVPRPRLKLQARPDVGSLSCLKLMTTRYGDDVYDRIWYCDPDLLHPYNDWYPLNLDESINMELETNNNAYKLPDEVLRSAVQPGNVSHTLGFTYADLGPRSPLIDRNSEYYVYFHFTEIVKLSDGKKRKINITLNSQSVLSEPLVLDYLKPITLNFKTKGDVWFNISATSDSDAPPILNAFEIHKLITPVVSPTDDRDVGTIMDIKSSYQINKLSWQGDPCLPKIFTWEGLVCKGDTIPRITSLNLSSSKLAGEINISFSYLTELESLDLSHNELEGHLPEFLAHLPKLKVLNLTGNRLSGPIPKDLKRMAHTTLQLSVDDNPDLCIKGSCKNKNIVVPIIGSLSGLVVILLISLAFWRFRRQKVGHSNSKKRGSLESTHEAFSYTEILNITNNFKTTIGEGGFGKVYLGILQNKTQVAVKMLSPSSMQGYKEFQSEAQLLAIVHHRNLVSLIGYCDEGEIKALIYEYMANGNLQQHLFVENSNILNWNERLNIAVDAAQGLDYMHNGCKPPILHRDLKPSNILLDDNMHAKISDFGLSRAFGNDVDSHISTGPAGTLGYADPEYQRTGNTNKKNDIYSFGIILFELITGQKALTKASGENLHILEWVIPIVEGGDIQNVVDSRLQGEFSINSAWKVVEIAMSCTSPDVVERPDMSEILVELKECLSLDMVQRNCGGTRAMDELVSVATISESTISAR